A window of the Dunckerocampus dactyliophorus isolate RoL2022-P2 chromosome 19, RoL_Ddac_1.1, whole genome shotgun sequence genome harbors these coding sequences:
- the senp6a gene encoding sentrin-specific protease 6, translating to MAHNRGHFLHALERSEARPDGGYKRNWSFPHAGGGEEEEKLKSGVVSTQETDTQASASLDGKKCPTLKHFTSADPLRTYENRSSSHLRPLQKLSPKRLSIAASSLMPNRSNYIINGVVLQGRHFQHAQMTLRKPVQSVDVKQREDLTTTQQTLEMDSIVLTCPDTAGDKSLSIKRRIQQKRKPLASSASFPSQVEANQAACAYQTVCGKCSMPCEDGTKCHNCGNSPACLPCQQGVLSSPYPRSPIRSQPGPNSSLQQNFYKHSASSSRTIRAASVNGPSPLATATSSCYGVRNPPRGRRKSQQHDMEGPIVLSSDDEADNASTGSVNRLDSISPQPADSAHSSPAPSCGRVEAAVKSGEEEELSTEFFEDVNVKIMIPRRTRMKDQFGKQPCSPKSKRSKVESSKYDSIILQCRSVRVGTLRRMVKKPVVFSVENIQLETEGAEYNTTEKVCLQASELISCEWCSVRKLPVLFFQTTSEECVRLRTQLNMSQESGGQWYDSAGEHSDEKYIVLIFVEGLELKEQMILEDILGEIGRTNNLSNFPAKLPFEEANARLVNFNKASKQKDDKLKSVQSAGPSSPVSGTCPLAPTNVAFRTRTATRQHSRAFFDDDDEDMADLQPTFSGPVVKLMVYPPPPAKGGIMVTNEDLHCLNDGEFLNDVIIDFYLKYLVLEKLKKEDAQRIHVFSSFFYKRLNQRDRRNLPETSSLPIHKRRHNRVKTWTRHVDLFQKDFVFVPINESAHWYLAVICFPGINVPVHEPGSAPAEDFPLEDVPDHCRPLSPDMDLLDGHSEDPRSDVLVPSDEQTVAEKSSATSRGPETQYLSELHRIRVCYTNNDDTFTFSDDQSSSQDECSDDGAPADDALAADTSPLKTNLCKQPCILIMDSLRGPTRSTVVRTLREYLEVEWEVRKGSHRTFGKDVMKGSSPRVPQQDNFSDCGVYILQYVESFFENPITSFHIPMNLAEWFPQQRMKTKREEIRSLILHIQERQEVDKKESERLEASSASSEEPEIEETSGSPGGPRHLAVSP from the exons ATGGCCCATAATAGAGGCCATTTCTTGCACG CTCTGGAAAGATCTGAGGCTCGTCCAGACGGCGGCTACAAGCGCAACTGGAGCTTCCCTCATGCTGGAGGCGGCGAGGAAGAAGAGAAACTCAA GTCCGGTGTAGTGAGCACACAGGAGACTGACACGCAAGCTTCCGCATCCTTGGATGGGAAAAAG tGTCCCACTTTGAAGCACTTCACGTCGGCGGACCCCCTGCGGACGTATGAAAACCGCTCCAGCAGTCACTTGAGGCCTCTGCAAAAGCTGTCCCCCAAACGGCTCAG CATAGCAGCGTCCTCCCTCATGCCCAACAGAAGCAACTACATCATCAATGGGGTGGTCCTGCAGGGACGCCACTTTCAGCATGCTCAGATGACCTTAAGGAAACCTGTCCAAAG TGTGGATGTGAAGCAAAG GGAGGATTTGACCACCACGCAGCAGACGCTGGAAATGGACAGCATTGTTCTCACGTGTCCTGACACGGCAG GAGACAAGAGCTTGAGCATCAAACGTCGCATTCAGCAGAAGAGGAAACCGTTGGCGAGCTCTGCTAGTTTCCCCTCCCAGGTAGAAGCCAACCAG GCGGCATGTGCCTACCAGACCGTGTGCGGAAAGTGCAGCATGCCGTGTGAGGACGGCACCAAATGTCATAACTGCGGCAACAGTCCTGCGTGTCTGCCCTGTCAGCAGGGGGTGCTGTCTTCGCCTTACCCCCGCTCGCCCATCCGTTCCCAGCCCGGACCAAACAGTAGCCTGCAGCAGAACTTTTACAAACACTccgccagcagcagcaggaccaTTCGGGCGGCTAGCGTCAATGGCCCATCTCCTCTGGCAACTGCCACATCCAGCTGCTACGGTGTCCGGAATCCACCCAGAGGGAGGCGGAAGTCCCAGCAGCACGACATGGAGGGCCCCA TCGTCTTATCAAGCGATGACGAGGCGGACAACGCCAGCACAGGAAGTGTCAACAGACTGGACAGTATCTCACCGCAACCTGCTGATTCGGCGCACTCCTCTCCAGCGCCATCTTGTGGCAGAGTGGAGGCGGCGGTGAAAAgtggcgaggaggaggagttgaGCACGGAGTTCTTTGAAGACGTCAATGTGAAGATCATGATACCGCGGCGGACCAGGATGAAAGACCAG tttGGAAAGCAGCCATGTTCTCCCAAAAGCAAGCGCTCCAAAGTGGAGTCTAGCAAGTATGACAGCATCATCCTGCAGTGTCGCAGCGTCCGAGTGGGAACTCTGCGCAGGATGGTGAAGAAGCCCGTCGTG TTTTCTGTGGAGAACATTCAGCTTGAAACGGAAG GTGCCGAGTACAACACCACTGAGAAGGTCTGCCTTCAGGCCTCGGAGCTGATCAGCTGTGAGTGGTGCAGCGTCCGCAAGCTTCCCGTGTTGTTCTTTCAGACTACTTCTGAGGAGTGTGTCCGCCTTCGCACGCAGCTCAACATGTCTCAGGAGAGCGGCGGCCAGTGGTACGACAGTGCGGGAGAAC ACTCTGACGAGAAGTACATAGTCCTCATCTTCGTGGAAGGCCTGGAATTGAAGGAGCAGATGATCCTGGAGGACATCTTGGGGGAGATCGGCAGGACCAACAACCTCAGCAACTTTCCCGCCAAGTTGCCCTTTGAAGAGGCCAACGCCCGCCTGGTCAACTTCAACAAGGCCTCCAAGCAGAAGGATGACAAG TTGAAGTCCGTCCAATCTGCCGGGCCGTCATCGCCAGTCAGCGGGACGTGCCCGCTGGCACCCACCAACGTGGCCTTCCGTACGCGTACCGCCACACGCCAACACAGCAGAGCCTTCTTTGACGACGACGATGAGGACATGGCCGACCTCCAGCCCACCTTCTCGGGACCGGTGGTGAA GCTAATGGTGTATCCCCCGCCCCCGGCCAAAGGTGGCATAATGGTAACTAACGAGGACCTCCACTGCCTCAACGATGGCGAGTTCCTCAACGATGTCATCATTGACTTTTATTTAAA GTATTTAGTTTTAGAGAAATTGAAGAAAGAAGATGCACAAAGAATCCACGTGTTCAGCTCCTTCTTCTACAAGCGACTGAACCAAAGGGACAGGAGGAACCTTCCAGAAACAAGCAGCCTTCC GATCCACAAACGAAGGCACAACAGGGTGAAGACGTGGACGCGGCATGTGGATCTGTTTCAGAAGGACTTTGTCTTTGTCCCCATCAATGAGTC GGCTCACTGGTACCTGGCAGTCATCTGCTTCCCGGGCATCAACGTTCCGGTCCACGAGCCCGGCTCCGCCCCTGCTGAGGACTTTCCCTTAGAGGACGTACCGGATCACTGCCGTCCACTGTCCCCAGACATGGATTTGCTGGACGGGCACTCGGAAGATCCCCGCTCTGACGTCCTCGTCCCATCTGACGAGCAGACTGTGGCAGAGAAGTCCAGCGCCACCAGCAGGGGGCCTGAAACACAATACCTCA gcgaGTTGCACAGAATTCGAGTTTGTTACACAAATAATGACGACACATTCACCTTCTCTGATGACCAAAGCTCCAGTCAG GATGAGTGCAGTGACGATGGCGCGCCAGCAGATGACGCCCTCGCTGCCGATACCTCGCCCCTGAAAACAAACTTGTGTAAACA GCCTTGCATCCTCATCATGGACTCCCTACGTGGTCCCACCAGGTCGACTGTGGTCAGAACTCTGCGAGA GTACCTGGAGGTGGAGTGGGAGGTGCGCAAAGGGAGCCATCGCACCTTTGGGAAGGATGTGATGAAGGGCTCGAGTCCTCGTGTGCCTCAGCAGGACAACTTCAGCGACTGTGGCGTTTACATCCTGCAGTACGTGGAAAGCTTCTTCGAG AATCCCATCACAAGCTTCCATATACCCATGAACCTGGCAGAGTGGTTCCCACAGCAGAGGATGAAGACCAAGCGTGAGGAGATCAGGAGTCTGATCCTGCACATCCAAGAGCGACAGGAAGTGGACAAGAAGGAGTCGGAGCGGCTGGAGGCTTCGTCCGCTTCCTCTGAGGAGCCGGAGATTGAAGAGACTTCTGGATCCCCTGGGGGTCCGCGACACTTAGCAGTCTCGCCCTGA